The Methylomagnum ishizawai genome has a window encoding:
- a CDS encoding transposase, with amino-acid sequence MLSTTCTHYAWAEKNTAPGPPSNEKRREKLNGFLALDLNSGKTTVDFQPQAKTRNAVHVIALIVLRYASLGFRQILCILDNCSIHNDSMKAALAELLAEIPLAQGIAVDFLHTPAYSPKFNPAEYLIRLVRKNSLYHLPHAMTVQQRAERVHRHLAQAPPQTPQQVKNILSHIYRLPKSGWS; translated from the coding sequence CTGCTGTCCACGACCTGCACCCACTACGCCTGGGCGGAGAAGAACACCGCCCCGGGGCCGCCGAGCAACGAGAAGCGGCGGGAGAAACTGAACGGCTTCCTGGCCCTGGACCTGAACAGCGGCAAGACCACCGTGGACTTCCAGCCCCAGGCCAAAACCCGGAACGCCGTCCACGTCATCGCCCTGATCGTCCTGCGCTACGCCAGCCTGGGCTTCCGCCAGATCCTGTGCATCCTCGACAACTGCTCCATCCACAACGACTCCATGAAGGCCGCTCTGGCCGAGTTGCTGGCGGAAATCCCCCTGGCCCAGGGCATCGCCGTGGACTTCCTCCACACCCCGGCCTACTCCCCCAAGTTCAACCCGGCCGAATACCTCATCCGCCTCGTCAGGAAGAACTCCCTCTACCACCTGCCCCATGCCATGACGGTCCAGCAGCGGGCCGAGCGCGTCCATCGGCACTTGGCCCAGGCCCCTCCCCAAACACCCCAGCAGGTCAAGAACATTCTCAGCCATATCTACCGCCTGCCAAAAAGTGGGTGGTCTTAG
- a CDS encoding helix-turn-helix domain-containing protein, whose protein sequence is MNRCIRIQRLAPQDRERWQALFYRHQQQSRRRRLLALKALWDGESMAGVCRSQGVQRKTLEEWLDSYLDGGFDALLAPQRRPRPQALNPQRRKVLRYILLHKTPADYGIDSYQWTAAHVQGLLVKKWGLPLSANRLYEIFDELGLSHQRAHRDYGPAQPAERAGFVEALEKKPPRPTPAPPS, encoded by the coding sequence ATGAACCGCTGTATCCGCATCCAACGGCTGGCCCCGCAGGACCGTGAACGGTGGCAGGCGCTGTTCTACCGCCACCAGCAGCAAAGCCGACGGCGTAGGCTGCTGGCCTTGAAGGCCCTGTGGGACGGCGAGAGCATGGCCGGGGTCTGCCGCAGCCAGGGAGTCCAGCGCAAGACGCTGGAGGAGTGGCTGGACAGCTACCTGGATGGTGGCTTCGACGCCCTGCTGGCCCCGCAAAGGCGGCCCCGCCCGCAAGCCCTGAACCCGCAGCGGCGCAAGGTCCTGCGCTATATCCTGCTCCACAAGACGCCGGCGGACTATGGCATCGACAGTTACCAATGGACGGCGGCCCACGTCCAGGGTTTGCTCGTTAAGAAGTGGGGCCTGCCGCTGAGCGCCAACCGGCTTTACGAAATCTTCGACGAACTGGGCCTCTCCCACCAGCGCGCCCACCGCGACTACGGCCCCGCCCAGCCCGCCGAGCGGGCCGGCTTCGTGGAGGCGCTCGAAAAAAAACCGCCGAGGCCGACCCCGGCACCGCCCTCGTAG
- a CDS encoding P63C domain-containing protein: protein MSEERKGRARGGVARAQVLSPEKRKEIAKKAAESRWGGEGMGGNAEAVKATHGSPDHPLRIGNVEIPCYVLEDGRRVLNQRGMFPALGISKGSTKSGGDRLAAFVAQKTLEPFINSNLIEVTSNPIRFRTPRGALAFGYEATVLADICDAVLEARKSGALSKQQEHIGAQAEMLVRAFARVGIIALVDEATGYQEVRDRQALQAILDAYLRKEFAAWAKRFPDEFYEQIFKLRQWEWRGRKVNPPQVVAHYTKDIVYARLAPGILEELQKRTPTESGKRKPRFHQWLTEDVGHPALAQHLHAVITLMRVSSSWDQFKMMLDIAHPRRGDTLQLPFMSDDCPAEP, encoded by the coding sequence ATGAGTGAAGAGCGTAAAGGCAGGGCAAGGGGCGGGGTGGCTCGGGCACAAGTTTTAAGCCCCGAGAAAAGAAAGGAAATTGCAAAAAAAGCCGCTGAATCTCGATGGGGAGGCGAAGGCATGGGTGGTAACGCAGAGGCGGTAAAAGCAACCCATGGATCACCAGATCATCCACTTAGAATCGGCAATGTTGAAATCCCGTGTTACGTACTTGAAGACGGGAGGCGGGTATTAAACCAGCGCGGCATGTTTCCGGCTCTTGGCATCTCTAAGGGCAGCACAAAAAGTGGCGGTGATCGATTGGCGGCTTTTGTGGCCCAAAAGACGCTTGAACCCTTTATAAACAGCAATTTAATCGAGGTGACATCCAACCCAATCAGGTTCAGAACCCCACGTGGTGCCTTGGCGTTTGGCTATGAAGCTACGGTGCTAGCGGATATATGCGATGCCGTCTTGGAGGCGAGGAAAAGTGGAGCATTATCAAAGCAGCAAGAACATATTGGCGCTCAAGCTGAAATGCTTGTACGCGCATTTGCGCGTGTTGGAATCATCGCTCTAGTTGATGAGGCGACGGGCTATCAGGAAGTAAGAGATAGACAAGCGCTGCAAGCTATATTGGATGCATATCTGAGGAAAGAGTTTGCTGCTTGGGCTAAGAGATTCCCGGATGAATTTTATGAGCAAATTTTTAAATTAAGGCAATGGGAATGGAGGGGAAGAAAAGTTAACCCTCCTCAAGTCGTAGCGCATTACACGAAAGATATCGTTTATGCGAGATTAGCTCCTGGTATTTTAGAAGAATTGCAAAAGCGAACACCAACAGAATCCGGCAAAAGAAAGCCTAGATTCCACCAATGGCTTACCGAGGATGTTGGGCATCCAGCGTTAGCACAACATCTACATGCAGTTATTACCCTAATGCGGGTTTCTAGTTCTTGGGATCAATTCAAAATGATGTTGGATATAGCGCATCCGCGACGAGGCGATACCCTTCAACTTCCATTTATGTCTGATGACTGCCCCGCCGAACCTTAA
- a CDS encoding DUF6471 domain-containing protein, with translation MPTALQTSWWTGNATAHPTKFNDMSVEETYNSINTKINCGSFTFSFFLQCIQAIGTQDVRFN, from the coding sequence ATGCCCACCGCCCTGCAAACATCATGGTGGACTGGGAATGCCACCGCCCACCCTACCAAATTCAACGACATGAGCGTGGAAGAGACTTACAACAGCATCAACACCAAGATCAATTGCGGATCGTTCACCTTCAGCTTCTTCTTGCAATGCATCCAGGCGATTGGAACGCAGGATGTAAGATTTAATTAA
- a CDS encoding Mor transcription activator family protein, whose translation MSTQQDAALSLRWKISQYIRQTAPFLSEKFAEDLACGILDFLYRDHGAGRVYIPAPSLESRDEAIRREFNGSNLKELMEKYHLSKSRVYEIVNGGK comes from the coding sequence ATGAGTACCCAACAAGACGCGGCGTTGTCCTTGCGCTGGAAAATCTCCCAGTATATCCGGCAGACCGCGCCGTTCCTGAGCGAGAAATTCGCGGAAGACCTGGCCTGTGGGATTTTGGATTTCCTATACCGGGACCACGGGGCGGGCCGGGTCTATATCCCGGCCCCGTCCTTGGAATCGAGGGACGAGGCGATACGGCGGGAATTCAATGGAAGCAATCTCAAGGAATTGATGGAAAAGTATCATCTTTCCAAGAGCCGGGTTTATGAAATCGTGAATGGGGGGAAATAG
- a CDS encoding phage terminase large subunit family protein — protein MANKRYDPRARAAARLLAAVDAGLEPLRVDPPMRMSEWSRAHFYLSRESSHGEGGWEPWPYQIAVMDCIGDDDIREVDVKKSTRWGYTKIMLCGLLYFAEHKKRNQAVWQPTDADKIEFVKTELDPALRDVKRIQKIFPNSLRKSANNTQDMKRLLTGVIYNKGGTSAKEYRRITIGAGWFDELAAFPSDVEGEGRAFNLGLKRIEGSPYGKMVAGSTPRIKTSGPGSCQIDERVNMAQEVFVYHIPCPECGREHALEFGATVAEKHARGFHWDDDDPATVRYACPQGGCLYTQAQYLAIADHPDYLKRGRWLNPATGTWIDINPGGELLFRDAAGAVVPKAAHIAFHGWSAYSPQKSWASIAAEFIAARLKAAAGDSTLLKTFWNTTAGECWEEEVEQGDAAALIARAEPYPLRTVPRDALVLVGFTDVQGDRFELVVWGIGPGEEMWVVDYRVIDNINPFIDGDWNALETALGRRYKHARGGTLGIEICGVDTGYATHQAYRFCRGRERRRIYATKGETKEGQPIKSRMTRPDVKQHTGKPIPNGCKLYWIGTDAAKDTIYGRLQVADPGPGYVHFSKDLPPQFYEQLTSEQRVKTKSGGDKWEKPNSHTRNEVLDCTVGALWGFEMLVEGYRSIDRFWQEYERRLAQPDLMEWADEPPTEPAAPGPAPSVPVSIPAPVPAKPARPVAPRIDHGFGSADWSL, from the coding sequence ATGGCAAACAAACGGTATGACCCCCGCGCCCGCGCCGCCGCCCGCTTGCTGGCGGCGGTGGACGCGGGCTTGGAACCCCTCCGGGTCGATCCCCCCATGCGGATGAGCGAGTGGAGCCGCGCCCATTTCTACCTCAGCCGGGAATCCTCCCATGGGGAAGGCGGCTGGGAACCTTGGCCCTACCAAATCGCGGTCATGGACTGCATCGGCGACGACGATATCCGGGAAGTAGACGTGAAGAAGTCCACCCGCTGGGGCTACACCAAAATCATGCTGTGCGGGTTGCTGTATTTCGCCGAACACAAAAAGCGGAACCAGGCCGTTTGGCAACCCACGGACGCGGACAAGATCGAATTCGTCAAGACGGAACTGGACCCGGCCTTGCGCGACGTGAAGCGCATCCAAAAAATCTTCCCCAACTCACTGAGGAAGTCGGCGAACAACACCCAGGACATGAAGCGCCTGCTCACGGGCGTGATCTACAACAAGGGCGGCACTTCCGCGAAGGAATACCGCCGGATCACCATCGGGGCGGGTTGGTTCGACGAATTGGCCGCGTTCCCGTCCGATGTGGAAGGGGAGGGCAGGGCGTTCAACCTGGGGCTGAAGCGGATCGAGGGCAGCCCCTACGGCAAGATGGTGGCGGGCAGCACGCCCCGGATCAAAACCAGCGGCCCCGGTTCCTGCCAAATCGACGAACGGGTGAACATGGCCCAAGAGGTGTTCGTCTATCACATCCCCTGCCCCGAGTGTGGCCGGGAACACGCCCTCGAATTCGGCGCGACCGTGGCCGAGAAGCACGCCCGCGGTTTCCACTGGGACGACGACGACCCCGCCACCGTGCGCTATGCCTGCCCGCAGGGCGGTTGCCTCTACACCCAGGCCCAATACCTCGCCATCGCCGACCACCCGGACTACCTCAAGCGCGGGCGCTGGCTCAATCCGGCCACCGGCACCTGGATCGACATCAATCCTGGCGGGGAACTGCTGTTCCGGGACGCGGCGGGCGCTGTGGTGCCCAAAGCGGCCCACATCGCCTTCCACGGTTGGTCCGCCTACAGCCCACAGAAATCGTGGGCGTCCATCGCGGCGGAATTCATCGCGGCCCGCCTCAAGGCGGCGGCGGGCGACAGCACGCTGTTGAAGACCTTTTGGAACACCACGGCGGGCGAGTGCTGGGAGGAAGAGGTCGAGCAAGGCGACGCGGCGGCGCTCATCGCCCGCGCCGAGCCGTACCCGCTCCGCACCGTGCCCCGTGATGCCCTGGTGCTGGTGGGCTTCACCGACGTGCAGGGGGACCGCTTTGAACTGGTGGTCTGGGGCATCGGCCCTGGGGAGGAAATGTGGGTGGTCGATTACCGGGTCATCGACAACATCAACCCGTTTATCGATGGCGATTGGAACGCCCTGGAAACGGCCCTGGGGCGGCGCTACAAGCACGCCCGTGGGGGAACCCTGGGGATAGAGATTTGCGGCGTGGACACGGGCTACGCGACCCACCAAGCCTATCGGTTTTGCCGGGGCCGGGAGCGGCGGCGGATCTACGCCACCAAGGGCGAAACCAAGGAAGGCCAGCCCATCAAGTCGCGCATGACGCGCCCGGACGTGAAACAGCATACCGGCAAGCCCATCCCCAACGGCTGCAAACTCTATTGGATCGGCACCGACGCGGCGAAGGACACCATTTACGGGCGGTTGCAAGTCGCCGACCCCGGCCCCGGCTACGTGCATTTTTCCAAGGATTTGCCGCCGCAGTTCTACGAGCAATTGACATCGGAACAGCGGGTTAAAACCAAATCGGGGGGCGATAAGTGGGAGAAACCCAATTCACATACCCGTAACGAGGTGTTGGATTGCACCGTGGGCGCGTTGTGGGGTTTTGAAATGCTGGTCGAAGGCTACCGCAGCATCGACCGCTTTTGGCAGGAATACGAGCGCCGCCTTGCCCAGCCGGACTTGATGGAATGGGCCGACGAACCGCCCACCGAACCCGCCGCGCCGGGTCCGGCCCCGTCCGTGCCGGTTTCCATCCCCGCCCCGGTCCCGGCCAAACCGGCCCGGCCCGTGGCCCCGCGTATCGATCATGGTTTCGGTTCCGCCGATTGGAGTTTGTAG
- a CDS encoding terminase small subunit encodes MLIELEKPIKQRDFAALIDVSEARVSRLCKDGIIDPDASAGDMLRAYCAHMREMAAGRNASLAEERAGLAREQRLGQKIRNMQALGEWAPIDNLALALSRVTGQMATEFEAVPMLLKRAWPEISADQLNLVRDQLAKARNLLTSVGRDAIANEAARLVDYIDEFDDGKQTV; translated from the coding sequence TTGCTGATAGAACTGGAAAAACCCATCAAACAGCGCGATTTCGCGGCCCTGATCGACGTATCCGAGGCCCGCGTCTCCCGCCTGTGCAAGGACGGCATCATCGACCCCGACGCCAGCGCGGGCGACATGCTCCGCGCCTACTGCGCCCACATGCGCGAAATGGCGGCGGGCCGCAATGCCAGCCTTGCGGAAGAGCGGGCCGGGCTGGCCCGCGAACAGCGCCTGGGCCAGAAAATCCGCAACATGCAAGCCCTGGGCGAGTGGGCACCGATAGACAATCTCGCCCTGGCGCTCTCGCGGGTTACGGGGCAGATGGCGACCGAATTCGAGGCCGTCCCCATGCTGCTGAAACGGGCGTGGCCGGAAATCAGCGCCGACCAGCTCAACCTCGTGCGCGACCAGCTGGCGAAGGCCCGCAACCTGCTCACGAGCGTGGGCCGGGACGCCATCGCCAACGAAGCCGCCCGCTTGGTCGATTACATCGATGAGTTCGACGATGGCAAACAAACGGTATGA
- a CDS encoding DUF5906 domain-containing protein, producing the protein MMPGPQKQEIPPTRHNVWSALRYVSPSCDHRSWFRILAAIKDALGEDGRDIADEWSQEGDSYDKAAFRDAWKSAKPGGKVTIATLWRMALDGGWKPDSEARPETEAERQEREQRRKARAEQAAKQQAEAAQTAATKAAALWKAARPARPEHPYLGRKRAKPVEALREIPVEQAASILGYPPKSDGEALAGLVLVVPVKVDGKLSTVELIDGQGRKTAIAGGPKAGGFWAAQTLPEGDGGGLTLAIGEGVATVLSCREAVQWSVFAALSASNLPNIARILRARCPAARIVIVGDIGGGLEYARQAAEAVGAALAVPAFTDEQTMDWVRGHSKPPTDFNDLHQVAGLDAVARQLRRAVDGEPRPVPPIPAAIPAPPPESRPKVIDFSQKREARLAFEARIVTTDDIDILVHQIGKDIAESSLPEAIKVSLFKQAGKRAGVGWEVLRKSAESGDSGGGDNHDDTIPPYISELNKYHAIVHMQGKTRIMSVVDNPESKRQEVTFSARNDFLLRYENRIIRVDGDDVSWAEAWLKHPTRREYSHVVFTPGLLDSEMPPGTFNLWRGWGLEPRPGYLHQSYLDMVRDVICAGDEEAYGYILGWMAHLVQYPADLPGAALLLRSGQRTGKGTFAEALGQIVGLAHYIELTNTAHLTGQFSGHLANALLVFANEATWGGDKAHEGALKAMITDPNALMEAKRENAAMVRNYKRVVIATNNSFPVPRDMDDARFVVLDVSEAHKEDHEYFGRIKGDLQGGGLESLFYYLLYDVDITGFHPRKIPMKLREAGWDLKIKSADSMVQWYYACLCRGWMFPESEKEPPYWANTARTYNVRSQYEYYCKFRNIPHHKQIDEGTFGKALKKWGVGKKKASSEGRPWEYIFPRLNLARAAFGSLWGIPPGEWDDDG; encoded by the coding sequence ATGATGCCGGGGCCGCAGAAACAGGAAATCCCACCGACCCGGCATAACGTGTGGTCGGCCCTGCGTTATGTCTCCCCCAGCTGCGACCATCGCTCATGGTTCCGCATCCTGGCCGCGATCAAGGACGCCCTGGGGGAGGATGGCCGGGACATCGCCGACGAATGGAGCCAGGAGGGCGACAGCTACGATAAGGCCGCGTTCCGGGACGCCTGGAAATCGGCCAAGCCGGGCGGGAAAGTCACCATCGCCACCCTTTGGCGGATGGCCTTGGACGGCGGATGGAAGCCGGACAGCGAAGCGCGGCCCGAAACCGAAGCGGAGCGCCAGGAGCGCGAACAGAGGCGCAAGGCGCGGGCCGAACAGGCGGCGAAACAGCAGGCGGAAGCCGCGCAAACGGCGGCGACCAAGGCGGCGGCGCTGTGGAAAGCGGCCCGCCCGGCGCGGCCCGAGCATCCCTATCTCGGGCGCAAACGCGCCAAGCCCGTGGAAGCCCTCCGTGAAATCCCCGTGGAACAGGCCGCTTCGATCCTGGGCTATCCGCCCAAGAGCGACGGGGAAGCGCTGGCCGGGCTGGTGTTGGTGGTGCCGGTCAAGGTCGATGGCAAGCTGTCCACGGTGGAATTGATCGACGGCCAGGGCCGGAAAACCGCCATCGCGGGCGGGCCGAAAGCGGGCGGCTTTTGGGCCGCGCAAACCCTGCCCGAGGGCGACGGCGGCGGCTTGACCCTGGCTATCGGGGAAGGCGTGGCGACGGTCCTTTCATGCCGGGAAGCGGTGCAATGGTCGGTTTTCGCGGCGCTTTCGGCCAGCAACCTACCCAATATCGCCCGAATCCTGCGGGCGCGGTGCCCCGCCGCCCGCATTGTGATTGTGGGGGACATCGGCGGCGGGCTGGAATATGCCCGGCAGGCGGCGGAAGCGGTGGGCGCGGCGCTGGCCGTGCCCGCGTTCACCGATGAGCAAACCATGGACTGGGTACGCGGGCACAGTAAGCCGCCCACGGACTTCAACGATCTGCACCAAGTCGCCGGGCTGGACGCCGTGGCCCGCCAGTTGCGGCGGGCGGTGGACGGCGAACCCAGGCCGGTCCCGCCGATCCCCGCCGCCATTCCCGCGCCGCCTCCCGAGTCCCGGCCCAAGGTTATCGATTTTTCCCAGAAAAGAGAGGCCCGCCTAGCCTTTGAGGCGCGGATAGTTACAACCGATGATATTGATATTCTGGTACATCAAATTGGCAAAGATATAGCGGAATCGAGTTTGCCAGAGGCGATAAAAGTATCCCTATTCAAACAGGCGGGGAAAAGGGCTGGAGTCGGTTGGGAGGTTTTACGTAAGAGTGCCGAGTCGGGGGATTCCGGTGGCGGGGATAACCACGATGATACTATCCCGCCTTATATCTCAGAGCTTAATAAATATCATGCCATAGTACATATGCAGGGAAAGACCCGCATTATGTCAGTGGTCGATAATCCAGAATCGAAACGGCAAGAGGTGACTTTCTCGGCCCGGAACGATTTCCTGTTGAGGTATGAGAACCGGATAATTCGGGTGGATGGGGATGACGTATCTTGGGCAGAAGCATGGCTTAAACATCCGACCCGCCGCGAGTATAGCCATGTGGTGTTTACGCCTGGGCTATTGGATTCCGAAATGCCACCCGGCACTTTCAACCTGTGGCGCGGGTGGGGATTGGAGCCGCGCCCCGGCTATTTGCATCAAAGCTATTTGGATATGGTCCGCGATGTGATTTGCGCGGGCGATGAAGAAGCCTACGGCTATATCCTGGGCTGGATGGCGCATCTAGTCCAATATCCCGCCGATTTGCCGGGCGCGGCTTTGTTGCTGCGCTCCGGCCAGCGCACGGGCAAGGGGACGTTCGCGGAAGCGCTGGGGCAAATCGTGGGCTTGGCCCATTATATCGAGTTGACCAATACCGCCCACTTGACCGGGCAGTTTTCGGGGCACTTGGCGAATGCCTTGCTGGTCTTCGCGAACGAAGCGACCTGGGGTGGAGATAAGGCCCACGAAGGCGCGTTAAAGGCGATGATTACCGACCCCAACGCATTGATGGAAGCCAAGCGCGAGAACGCGGCGATGGTGCGGAACTATAAGCGGGTGGTCATCGCCACCAATAATAGTTTTCCAGTGCCGAGGGATATGGACGATGCGCGGTTTGTCGTGTTGGATGTGTCGGAAGCGCACAAGGAAGACCATGAATATTTCGGCAGGATCAAGGGCGACTTGCAAGGCGGTGGACTGGAATCCCTGTTTTATTATTTGCTTTATGATGTGGATATAACCGGCTTCCATCCGCGCAAAATCCCGATGAAGCTGCGGGAAGCGGGGTGGGATTTGAAGATCAAGAGCGCCGATAGTATGGTGCAGTGGTATTACGCTTGTTTATGCCGGGGCTGGATGTTCCCGGAAAGCGAAAAAGAACCGCCTTATTGGGCGAATACGGCCAGGACTTATAATGTCCGAAGCCAATATGAATACTATTGCAAGTTTAGGAACATCCCCCACCATAAGCAAATCGACGAAGGCACTTTCGGCAAGGCGTTAAAGAAATGGGGGGTGGGAAAGAAGAAGGCAAGCTCTGAGGGAAGGCCGTGGGAATATATATTCCCACGGTTGAACTTGGCACGGGCGGCGTTCGGTTCGCTTTGGGGCATCCCGCCCGGCGAATGGGACGATGATGGGTGA
- a CDS encoding DEAD/DEAH box helicase codes for MELFDYQQQAVGNIRATLKSGARAPLLVLPTGGGKTVVFTFIAKGAAAKGGALLLAHRKELVSQISAALERWDVPHGVVAPDSAPTDHPVQVAMVQTLARRCKLDKAGRYRRPLVIIDEAHHATRDSTWGKVLEHNEGAILLGVSATPCRLDGKGLGKDADGFFDSIIVGPSVSELIRRGRLCPPVVYSPERLPDLEGVKRRGGDYVAADLAARVGALGITGDAVAHYTARCPRAPAIAFCVDAKHADHVAAQFSAAGYQAAVLMGTTPDGLRKRMIADLGTGALHVLVSVNVVSEGTDIPSVVAAIMLRPTMSFSLAMQQAGRALRVCPGKDRAIILDHAGNMIKHGLPTEPVTWTLDGMEKPARAGSDLKPCFGCKALVAVRLAECPHCGRELRKVDNPAVEALQVEDLYGAAEGELLELTPERRKALTRWREQAEKACKTFEELEQVGKACGYKEAWARLRWRELHPQQQAGRA; via the coding sequence ATGGAACTCTTCGATTATCAACAGCAGGCGGTGGGGAATATCCGCGCCACCTTGAAAAGCGGGGCGCGGGCACCGCTCTTGGTGTTGCCCACGGGCGGCGGGAAAACCGTGGTGTTTACCTTCATCGCCAAGGGCGCGGCGGCGAAGGGGGGGGCGTTGTTGCTGGCCCACCGCAAGGAATTGGTGAGCCAAATATCCGCGGCCCTTGAACGCTGGGATGTGCCGCATGGGGTGGTGGCCCCGGATTCGGCCCCGACCGACCACCCGGTACAGGTGGCGATGGTGCAAACGCTGGCCCGCCGCTGCAAGCTGGACAAGGCGGGCCGCTACCGCCGCCCCCTGGTGATTATCGACGAGGCCCACCATGCCACCCGCGACAGCACCTGGGGCAAGGTGTTGGAACACAACGAGGGCGCGATATTGCTGGGGGTATCCGCGACCCCGTGTCGTCTGGACGGTAAGGGACTGGGCAAGGACGCCGATGGATTTTTCGATTCGATCATCGTGGGGCCGTCCGTGTCCGAATTGATCCGGCGCGGGCGGCTGTGCCCGCCCGTGGTCTACAGCCCGGAACGCTTGCCCGACTTGGAAGGCGTCAAGCGCCGGGGCGGGGATTATGTCGCGGCGGATTTGGCGGCGCGGGTCGGTGCCCTGGGCATCACGGGGGATGCCGTGGCCCACTATACCGCCCGCTGTCCAAGGGCACCGGCCATCGCCTTTTGCGTGGACGCCAAGCACGCGGACCATGTGGCGGCGCAGTTTTCGGCGGCGGGCTATCAGGCGGCGGTGTTGATGGGTACCACGCCGGACGGCCTCCGCAAGCGGATGATAGCCGACCTGGGCACCGGGGCATTGCATGTGCTGGTGTCGGTCAATGTGGTATCGGAAGGCACCGACATTCCCTCCGTGGTGGCGGCGATCATGCTACGCCCCACGATGAGTTTTTCCCTGGCGATGCAGCAGGCGGGCCGCGCCTTGCGGGTTTGCCCCGGCAAGGACCGGGCCATCATCTTGGACCATGCCGGGAACATGATTAAGCACGGGCTACCCACCGAGCCGGTGACATGGACACTGGACGGCATGGAGAAGCCCGCACGGGCCGGGAGCGACCTGAAACCCTGCTTTGGCTGCAAAGCCCTGGTGGCGGTGCGCTTGGCCGAATGCCCCCATTGTGGCCGGGAACTCCGCAAGGTCGATAACCCCGCGGTGGAAGCCTTGCAGGTGGAAGACCTGTATGGGGCGGCGGAAGGCGAGTTATTGGAACTCACACCCGAACGGCGCAAGGCGCTGACGCGCTGGCGGGAGCAAGCCGAAAAGGCATGTAAAACCTTCGAGGAATTGGAGCAAGTCGGGAAGGCGTGCGGCTATAAGGAAGCGTGGGCGCGGCTGCGCTGGCGGGAATTGCATCCGCAACAGCAAGCGGGGCGGGCATGA